GCTCGGTGAAACGGAACGTGTCGGCGACGATGCGATCGGGGAAAAGCTGTATGCGCGAGTTGAACAGGCTGACGGCGGAGTTGTAAAGTTCGCGCCGGTCGGCAATCTGCGCTTCCAGCGATACCACCTGCTCCTGAAGTTGGAGGAAATTCTCGTTGGCGCGCAGACGCGGATACGATTCGGCGGTGGCAAGCAATTGCCGCAGGGGCGGCAACGCAATCGCAGCCGCCGTAAGCTTATCGCTCCGCGCCCGAGCATTAGTCCACTGACTGCGCGTCGCAGTGACAGCCTGCATTACTCCCGACTCATGCTCCATGTATCCCTTGCAGAC
The window above is part of the Terriglobia bacterium genome. Proteins encoded here:
- a CDS encoding LemA family protein, translated to VCKGYMEHESGVMQAVTATRSQWTNARARSDKLTAAAIALPPLRQLLATAESYPRLRANENFLQLQEQVVSLEAQIADRRELYNSAVSLFNSRIQLFPDRIVADTFRFTEQPFYSAEETSVPAVNTAQGT